One genomic region from Desulfurella amilsii encodes:
- a CDS encoding undecaprenyl-diphosphatase translates to MNINEQIFLAINNLSLLNIGILNALCIFTALYSPYLYAILLVVVYLLNHKKQALNAFYIALIGLFINYAIGLFYYHPRPFVEGLGNLLIYHAKDSSFPSDHATLAFAVSFGFWYSKEKLLSIVSFVFALITGFARVFVGVHFPFDIIGSFFVAIVALVLFNAFFAYFEELSKFLIKLQIKIFTALGLKT, encoded by the coding sequence ATGAACATCAATGAGCAGATTTTTTTAGCAATTAATAATTTATCATTGTTAAATATTGGGATTTTAAATGCTCTTTGCATATTTACAGCACTTTATTCACCTTATTTGTACGCAATTTTACTGGTAGTTGTATATCTTTTAAACCACAAAAAGCAAGCGTTAAATGCGTTTTATATTGCATTAATTGGGCTATTTATAAATTACGCGATAGGGCTTTTTTATTATCATCCAAGACCTTTTGTTGAAGGTCTTGGCAATCTTTTGATTTATCACGCAAAAGATTCATCTTTCCCCAGCGATCATGCGACGCTTGCATTTGCTGTATCGTTTGGTTTTTGGTACTCAAAGGAAAAACTCCTATCAATAGTAAGCTTTGTTTTTGCTTTAATTACAGGTTTTGCAAGGGTATTTGTGGGTGTGCATTTTCCGTTTGATATTATTGGGTCTTTTTTTGTGGCAATTGTGGCCTTGGTTTTATTTAATGCCTTTTTTGCCTATTTTGAAGAGTTAAGCAAATTTTTAATCAAACTGCAAATTAAAATATTTACGGCACTAGGACTAAAAACATGA
- a CDS encoding pyruvate carboxylase, with product MKIKRLLVTNRGEIAIRIFRAATELNIETIGIYSYEDRYSLHRYKCDESYLVGEGKSPVDAYLSIEEIIDLAKSKHIDAIHPGYGFLSENPLFAKKYEEAGIIFIGPHSSAIEIFGDKLRAKKMAQNLSIPTIPGTNQCITSINELREFANQSSYPILIKATKGGGGRGIRVVETLQDLESEYLMAKSESLKAFGSDEIIAEKLVKNPKHIEVQILGDKFGNYVHLFERDCSIQRRHQKVVEIAPSLNIPQDILQSIYADSIKFAKETKLYNAATFEYLVDEEKQHYYFLEVNPRLQVEHTVTEIITSIDIVQSQIKIASDQSLLDFIGPQDKIAKKGCAFQCRITTEDPQNNFFPDTGKIEAYRSPAGFGIRLDAASAYTGALITPFYDSLLVKITAFGLTFEEAAKKMHRALREFRIRGIKNNLRFLENLVSNKDFLKGDFNVHFLETHPEIFNFEKPRDRISKLLRFLGNNIVNKPNGEAKNVVFPTIVKPKAQSTKLEGLRDILLRQGPEIFIQKIKESKEVLFTDTTFRDAHQSLLATRMRTKDLLEISDFVAKRMNKLFSIEMWGGATFDVCYRFLKEDPWERLDMLRQRIPNIPFQMLLRGANAVGYTNYPDNVVKAFIKEAVGSGIDVFRIFDCFNWTDQMAIAMEEVKKLDRICEAAISYTDDVLSPKNNKYTLSYYVDLAKKLEKMGADIIAIKDMAGLLKPYAAKVLFKTLSEEVGVPLHFHTHNTSGNAESSVYSAIEAGVKIVDAAVSSMSGLTSQPSLNSIVAALKNTPHQSSLNQEDLDTVANYFEKVRPYYFMFESGLKSPTAEVYEHEIPGGQYSNLKPQVTSLGLLDRWDDIKKMYKQVNEALGNLIKVTPSSKVVGDLALFLVRNNLTIEDFKNNADKLSLPQSVVDFFKGYLGQPYGGFDRKLQQKVLKGETPLAVRPGEILTEYNLNLAQEALKSIIGSDVEFREVVSYALYGKVIEDYFNFNKEYGDVWVLSTKDFFFPLNVGEETIINLEEGKTIFVKLIAIGEADSKGQRTLTFEVNGESRFVTIKDLSLQAALKQNLKGDKSNSNHIIATMPGKISKMLVREGDFVNKNQPVCITEAMKMETKIVSLKEGKVKNILLKEGEQIEGQDLIIELE from the coding sequence ATGAAAATTAAACGATTGCTTGTAACCAACCGTGGTGAGATTGCCATCAGAATCTTTAGAGCTGCAACAGAATTAAACATCGAAACAATAGGCATTTACTCTTATGAAGACCGCTACTCCTTGCACCGCTACAAATGTGACGAATCGTACCTAGTAGGTGAAGGTAAAAGCCCAGTTGATGCTTATCTGTCAATAGAAGAAATTATTGATTTAGCAAAATCAAAACACATTGATGCGATTCATCCAGGATACGGCTTTTTGAGCGAAAACCCCTTATTTGCAAAAAAATACGAAGAAGCAGGCATTATCTTTATAGGCCCTCACTCTAGTGCTATAGAAATCTTTGGCGATAAATTAAGGGCAAAAAAAATGGCTCAAAATCTCTCAATACCTACAATACCTGGCACTAATCAGTGTATTACCAGCATAAATGAACTTAGAGAGTTCGCAAATCAATCTAGTTATCCTATCTTAATAAAAGCCACAAAAGGCGGTGGCGGCAGAGGCATCAGGGTAGTAGAAACCCTCCAAGACCTAGAATCAGAGTACCTAATGGCAAAGTCTGAAAGCCTAAAAGCTTTTGGCAGCGACGAAATTATAGCTGAAAAATTAGTCAAAAACCCCAAGCACATAGAAGTACAGATTTTGGGCGACAAATTTGGAAATTATGTGCACTTGTTTGAAAGAGATTGCTCCATTCAGCGTAGACATCAAAAAGTGGTAGAAATTGCACCTTCACTAAACATACCTCAAGATATTTTACAATCAATATATGCAGATTCCATAAAATTTGCCAAAGAAACAAAATTATACAATGCTGCTACTTTTGAGTATTTAGTAGATGAAGAAAAACAGCACTATTACTTTTTAGAAGTAAACCCAAGATTGCAAGTAGAACATACAGTAACTGAAATAATAACAAGCATTGATATTGTTCAATCCCAAATAAAAATTGCAAGTGACCAATCGCTTTTGGATTTTATAGGCCCACAAGATAAAATTGCAAAAAAAGGTTGTGCTTTTCAGTGCCGTATCACTACTGAAGACCCTCAAAACAACTTTTTTCCAGATACAGGAAAAATTGAAGCTTATAGGTCACCAGCGGGGTTTGGGATAAGGCTTGACGCAGCAAGCGCATATACGGGTGCACTTATTACACCTTTTTACGATTCGCTCCTTGTAAAAATTACAGCTTTTGGTTTAACATTTGAAGAAGCAGCCAAAAAAATGCACAGGGCACTTAGAGAATTTAGGATTCGCGGTATAAAAAACAACTTAAGATTCTTAGAAAACCTCGTCTCAAACAAAGACTTTTTGAAAGGTGACTTTAATGTACATTTTTTAGAAACTCACCCAGAAATATTTAATTTCGAAAAACCAAGGGATAGAATAAGCAAATTGCTTAGATTTTTGGGAAACAATATAGTCAATAAACCAAATGGGGAAGCAAAAAATGTAGTATTTCCCACAATTGTTAAACCTAAAGCGCAAAGTACTAAACTTGAAGGCTTAAGGGATATTTTGCTAAGGCAGGGACCAGAAATTTTTATTCAAAAAATAAAAGAATCAAAAGAAGTATTGTTTACTGATACCACCTTTAGAGATGCCCATCAATCTTTGCTTGCAACAAGGATGCGAACAAAAGATTTGCTTGAAATATCAGATTTTGTTGCAAAAAGAATGAACAAACTATTTTCCATTGAGATGTGGGGAGGCGCAACATTTGATGTCTGCTATAGATTTTTAAAAGAAGATCCATGGGAAAGGCTGGATATGTTGCGCCAAAGAATTCCAAATATACCTTTTCAAATGCTGCTTAGGGGCGCAAATGCTGTAGGCTACACTAATTACCCAGACAATGTCGTTAAAGCATTTATTAAAGAAGCAGTCGGTAGCGGTATAGATGTGTTTAGAATCTTTGATTGCTTCAACTGGACTGACCAGATGGCTATTGCTATGGAAGAGGTAAAAAAATTAGATAGGATATGCGAGGCGGCAATCTCCTACACAGACGATGTATTATCGCCAAAAAATAATAAATACACCCTATCTTACTATGTGGATCTAGCTAAAAAATTAGAAAAAATGGGTGCTGACATCATTGCAATAAAAGACATGGCTGGACTGTTAAAACCATATGCAGCCAAAGTTCTATTTAAAACACTAAGTGAAGAAGTGGGTGTTCCTTTGCATTTTCACACGCACAATACCTCTGGAAACGCAGAAAGTTCTGTCTATAGCGCAATTGAAGCTGGTGTAAAAATAGTAGATGCTGCAGTTAGCTCTATGAGCGGCCTAACCAGTCAACCATCACTAAACTCTATTGTTGCTGCACTAAAAAACACACCGCACCAATCAAGTCTAAACCAGGAAGATTTAGATACAGTGGCCAATTATTTTGAAAAGGTCAGACCATATTACTTTATGTTTGAAAGCGGACTTAAATCTCCCACAGCGGAAGTATATGAGCATGAAATACCAGGCGGCCAGTACAGCAACTTAAAACCACAAGTAACAAGTCTGGGGCTACTTGATAGGTGGGATGATATAAAGAAAATGTACAAACAGGTCAATGAAGCGCTGGGAAACCTTATTAAAGTTACACCTTCTTCGAAAGTAGTGGGCGATTTAGCGTTATTTTTAGTAAGAAATAATTTAACTATAGAGGATTTTAAAAATAATGCAGACAAGTTATCCCTCCCGCAAAGCGTAGTGGACTTCTTTAAAGGCTATTTAGGTCAACCCTACGGTGGCTTTGATAGAAAACTTCAACAAAAAGTCCTAAAAGGTGAAACGCCACTTGCTGTAAGACCAGGTGAGATTTTGACTGAATATAACCTTAACCTAGCCCAAGAAGCACTTAAAAGCATCATTGGCTCTGATGTAGAGTTTAGAGAAGTTGTTTCCTATGCTCTCTATGGCAAAGTCATTGAAGATTATTTTAACTTTAATAAAGAGTACGGGGATGTGTGGGTATTATCCACAAAGGACTTTTTCTTTCCTTTAAATGTAGGCGAAGAAACAATAATAAATTTAGAAGAAGGGAAAACCATTTTTGTAAAACTAATAGCCATTGGCGAAGCTGACTCTAAAGGTCAAAGAACGCTTACATTTGAAGTAAATGGAGAGTCAAGGTTTGTTACAATAAAAGACTTAAGCCTGCAAGCAGCTCTAAAGCAAAACCTCAAAGGCGACAAATCAAATTCAAATCATATAATTGCCACAATGCCTGGAAAAATCTCAAAAATGCTTGTAAGGGAGGGTGATTTTGTTAATAAAAACCAGCCTGTGTGCATTACAGAAGCTATGAAAATGGAAACAAAAATCGTAAGCTTAAAGGAAGGCAAAGTAAAAAATATACTGCTAAAAGAAGGCGAGCAAATAGAAGGACAAGACTTAATTATTGAGTTAGAGTAA
- the nrdR gene encoding transcriptional regulator NrdR: MRCPFCKAVDTRVIDSRVIEDGKVIKRRRVCDECGSRFNTYERIENIPIVVTKNNGIKELFEKEKIIKGIVKAINKRPLTYDDAQKVANDIEDYIKAKELYDINSKEIGNLVMDALKKLDQVSYVRFASVYKKFADAEDFIELLKEFNNKKE; encoded by the coding sequence ATGCGTTGTCCGTTTTGTAAAGCAGTCGATACGCGCGTCATAGATAGCCGCGTTATAGAAGATGGTAAAGTGATAAAGCGCAGAAGGGTTTGTGATGAGTGCGGCAGCAGGTTTAACACATATGAGCGAATTGAAAACATTCCCATTGTGGTTACAAAAAATAATGGCATAAAAGAGCTTTTTGAAAAAGAAAAGATCATAAAAGGCATTGTAAAAGCTATCAATAAACGCCCTCTAACCTACGATGATGCCCAAAAAGTTGCAAACGATATAGAAGACTACATAAAAGCAAAGGAACTATACGATATAAACTCAAAAGAGATTGGCAATCTCGTAATGGATGCATTGAAGAAACTCGATCAGGTTAGTTATGTAAGGTTTGCGTCTGTATACAAAAAATTTGCAGATGCAGAGGATTTTATTGAGTTGCTAAAAGAATTTAATAATAAGAAAGAATGA
- a CDS encoding ribonucleoside triphosphate reductase — translation MEGRSVLDINFTEHFNGVFVVKRDNSKAPFDKAKIENAVKKAFNAVGEEDYSYFVTNNVLFGLKRKFVSQKEINIEDIQDCVEEELIKLGFAKTAKAYILYREKRFIARDTQKAIFDVEKTVSEYVEHTDWRIKENSNTTFSYPGLYLHLAGSVLANYVLNNIYPKEVSNAHTSGDLHIHDLSHGIVAYCAGWSLMDLISRGFGGVEGKINAKPARHLSALAGQMVNFLGVMQMEFAGAQAFNSVDTLLAPFIRSDNLDYTQVKQLIQQLVFAINVPSRWGSQAPFINFTFDWTVPDDLKDKPAVVGDDIIDTVYGDYQKEMDMVNKAFLETMLEGDAQGRIFSFPIPTYNITKDFDWESPNVDLLLKSTAKYGLPYFQNFLSSSLNPGDVRSMCCRLQLDLRELRNRGGGLFGASDKTGSIGVVTINLPRIGYLSKTRQEYFYRLKSMMDTAKESLEIKRKVVGQNLKNGLMPYTLSYLGHFNNHFSTIGIIGMHESLLNFMGKGIQDQEGREFAIEVLEFMRETLKSYQEETGNLYNLEATPAEGTSYRLAYKDKQLYPNIITSGEDESYYTNSTFLPVNYTDDPFEVLEHQTPLQALYTSGTVVHIFLQEKPQEEALKSFIKKAFENYPIPYMTITPTFSICKTHGYIAGEHFTCPTCGCPTEVYSRVVGYYRPVQNWNKGKQEEFKQRLEYDI, via the coding sequence ATGGAAGGAAGAAGTGTATTGGACATTAATTTTACAGAGCATTTTAATGGTGTTTTTGTTGTTAAGAGGGATAATTCAAAAGCACCGTTTGATAAAGCTAAAATAGAAAATGCTGTTAAAAAAGCTTTCAATGCTGTTGGCGAAGAAGATTACTCTTATTTTGTCACAAACAATGTGCTTTTTGGTTTAAAAAGGAAATTTGTCAGTCAAAAAGAAATCAACATCGAAGATATACAAGACTGCGTAGAGGAAGAATTAATTAAGCTGGGTTTTGCAAAAACTGCCAAAGCCTACATTCTTTATAGAGAAAAACGTTTCATAGCAAGAGATACACAAAAAGCCATATTTGATGTAGAAAAAACCGTAAGCGAATATGTAGAACACACTGATTGGCGCATAAAAGAAAACTCAAATACCACATTTAGCTACCCTGGTTTATATTTGCATTTAGCTGGCAGCGTTCTTGCAAATTATGTTTTAAATAATATTTATCCTAAAGAAGTTTCTAATGCACACACAAGCGGCGATCTTCATATACATGATTTATCACACGGCATTGTTGCATATTGTGCGGGTTGGTCTTTAATGGACTTAATTTCAAGAGGGTTTGGGGGTGTAGAAGGAAAAATTAATGCAAAGCCAGCGCGTCATTTGTCTGCACTTGCAGGTCAAATGGTAAACTTTTTAGGTGTTATGCAGATGGAGTTTGCTGGTGCTCAAGCGTTTAATTCAGTTGATACGCTGTTGGCCCCTTTTATAAGGTCAGATAACTTAGACTACACTCAAGTTAAGCAGTTAATTCAGCAGTTGGTGTTTGCTATAAACGTGCCAAGCAGGTGGGGGTCTCAAGCACCGTTTATTAATTTTACATTTGATTGGACTGTGCCAGACGATCTAAAAGACAAGCCTGCTGTTGTAGGCGATGATATAATAGATACAGTATACGGCGACTATCAAAAAGAAATGGATATGGTAAATAAAGCATTTTTAGAAACAATGCTTGAAGGCGATGCTCAAGGCAGGATATTTTCTTTTCCTATACCTACATACAACATTACAAAAGACTTTGATTGGGAATCTCCAAATGTAGATTTACTGCTTAAATCTACGGCTAAATACGGCCTACCATACTTTCAAAACTTTTTATCAAGCAGTTTGAATCCAGGCGATGTAAGAAGCATGTGCTGTAGATTGCAGTTAGATTTAAGAGAACTAAGAAACAGAGGCGGTGGTTTATTCGGTGCAAGCGATAAAACAGGTTCTATTGGCGTTGTTACGATAAATTTACCCCGCATTGGGTATTTATCAAAAACAAGGCAAGAGTATTTTTATAGACTAAAGTCAATGATGGATACTGCTAAAGAATCGCTTGAGATAAAAAGAAAGGTTGTGGGGCAAAACCTAAAAAACGGACTTATGCCGTATACTTTGAGCTACTTAGGACATTTCAATAACCATTTTTCTACAATTGGCATAATAGGCATGCATGAATCACTTCTAAATTTTATGGGAAAAGGCATACAAGATCAAGAAGGCAGAGAGTTTGCCATTGAAGTGTTAGAGTTTATGAGAGAAACGCTTAAAAGCTATCAAGAAGAAACAGGCAATCTCTACAACCTTGAAGCAACACCTGCAGAAGGCACTTCATATAGGCTTGCCTATAAAGATAAACAGCTCTACCCTAATATTATAACATCTGGAGAAGATGAGTCATACTATACAAACTCCACCTTTTTGCCAGTAAACTATACAGACGATCCATTTGAAGTTTTAGAACACCAAACACCACTGCAGGCTTTGTATACATCAGGCACTGTTGTGCATATATTTTTACAGGAAAAACCACAAGAAGAAGCTCTAAAGAGTTTTATTAAAAAAGCGTTTGAAAACTATCCTATCCCTTATATGACGATTACACCTACCTTTTCGATTTGTAAAACTCATGGCTATATCGCAGGTGAGCATTTTACTTGTCCAACCTGCGGCTGCCCAACAGAGGTTTACTCTCGTGTGGTTGGATATTACAGACCTGTGCAAAATTGGAATAAAGGCAAACAAGAAGAGTTTAAGCAAAGATTAGAGTATGATATATGA
- a CDS encoding anaerobic ribonucleoside-triphosphate reductase activating protein: MKIAATQKVSFIDYPGKIATVLFCPFCNLRCPYCHNPELVFFKGNLLDEKDVLSFLQSRIGKIEAVVITGGEPTMQLDLADFIIKIKRMNFLVKLDTNGHFPDMLESVIDTVDVIALDLKATCDKYKAFGGDCEKLKESLKVLRRFKGQLIIRTTMYPLYTSKEDLEVMDKIIPEDLRFKRQFNEYRDTVTLQKFVKQKTINQKTF; the protein is encoded by the coding sequence ATGAAAATCGCTGCGACTCAAAAAGTAAGTTTCATTGATTATCCGGGTAAAATAGCCACTGTGCTGTTTTGCCCTTTTTGCAATTTAAGATGTCCTTACTGTCACAACCCCGAATTGGTATTTTTTAAAGGCAATTTGTTAGACGAGAAAGATGTATTGTCTTTTTTGCAAAGCCGCATTGGCAAAATAGAAGCGGTTGTGATTACAGGCGGAGAACCTACAATGCAGTTAGATTTAGCGGATTTTATAATCAAAATTAAGCGTATGAATTTTTTAGTTAAACTTGATACTAATGGACATTTTCCAGATATGCTAGAAAGTGTTATTGATACAGTAGATGTAATAGCTTTAGATCTAAAAGCCACCTGCGACAAATACAAAGCTTTTGGTGGTGATTGTGAAAAGTTAAAAGAATCACTTAAGGTATTAAGGCGTTTCAAGGGTCAGCTAATTATACGCACTACAATGTATCCTCTATATACCAGCAAAGAAGATTTAGAAGTTATGGATAAAATAATACCAGAAGATTTGAGGTTCAAAAGGCAGTTTAACGAATACAGAGATACTGTAACGCTTCAAAAATTTGTAAAGCAAAAAACGATTAACCAAAAGACTTTTTAG
- a CDS encoding flagellin, whose protein sequence is MSLQINTNIAALQSINTLNNNSTQLTNALNSLSTGLRLTSAAVDPAGMTIADSLNFQSTNLGQAISNGSDTVNLINIADQALQQSISLVTNIAQQATQAANATQDSSSRQALQNNINGLLSEINNIASTTSYKGINLLNGGFTNKIVQIGAYQNQTIGIGIQNTAANAIGWVANQQFSNGNTTGSASEMANAVTASTGALSTNFAGIGVSFAANKAFATIGNGDIAINGVNVNVFGTSRTQQLDAGNWSQAINAVSGQTGVSASAQTTVVGTKGIQAGTISAAGLLINGVNIGQVNVGVGDSGGNLVNAINQYTSQTGVVASVNNNGQLVLTNTTGGNIAVQSTSNTQSMLGINNTTTNLNTTASLGITTAAQSFYINGAKITLGKFAATSGIAISAANLINTQLAAAGVTGVTAIASKGTTASSIRIVANNGSDLNITNPGAAAGFLGALGLTSLAGATSGAYLANNSYHGTITLTSNNAFTVGGANNGAFDAYAGLKSGTYSPNVNLSNVNVTNQNSAGLAITIANSALSALDKIRANLGSVENQINATVQNIQVAQVNVTQAQAAITNVNFGTETSKFSTMQVLAQAGTYALAQANATQQLVLRLMQ, encoded by the coding sequence ATGAGTCTTCAAATTAACACAAACATAGCGGCGTTGCAGTCTATCAACACACTAAACAATAACAGCACGCAGTTAACAAACGCTCTAAACAGTCTATCAACAGGCTTAAGGCTAACAAGCGCAGCAGTGGACCCAGCAGGTATGACAATTGCTGACTCTTTGAATTTTCAGTCAACAAACTTAGGCCAAGCTATATCAAACGGCAGCGACACAGTAAACTTGATAAACATAGCAGATCAGGCTCTACAACAATCTATAAGTCTTGTTACAAACATTGCCCAACAGGCTACACAAGCTGCAAACGCCACGCAGGACTCTTCTTCAAGACAGGCTCTGCAAAACAACATTAATGGTTTGCTTTCAGAGATTAACAACATTGCATCTACCACATCTTACAAAGGCATTAACTTGCTTAACGGTGGTTTTACCAATAAAATTGTTCAGATCGGCGCCTACCAAAATCAGACTATCGGTATCGGTATCCAAAATACAGCGGCAAACGCCATAGGTTGGGTAGCAAACCAACAGTTTAGCAATGGCAACACAACAGGTTCTGCCTCTGAAATGGCGAACGCAGTTACTGCTAGCACTGGTGCTCTCAGTACTAACTTTGCGGGCATCGGTGTATCCTTTGCCGCAAACAAAGCTTTTGCTACAATTGGAAACGGCGATATCGCAATTAACGGCGTAAATGTTAATGTTTTTGGAACAAGTCGAACACAGCAGTTAGATGCAGGGAATTGGTCACAAGCAATCAATGCCGTAAGTGGTCAAACAGGTGTTAGTGCATCTGCACAAACAACAGTTGTCGGCACTAAGGGCATCCAAGCAGGCACCATTTCTGCTGCTGGATTGTTAATTAACGGCGTTAATATCGGTCAAGTAAATGTAGGCGTAGGGGATTCAGGTGGCAATTTAGTTAATGCAATTAACCAATACACAAGCCAAACGGGTGTAGTAGCAAGTGTAAATAATAATGGCCAGCTTGTTCTAACAAACACAACAGGCGGAAATATCGCAGTCCAATCAACAAGCAACACGCAAAGTATGCTTGGAATTAATAACACCACAACAAACCTCAATACAACAGCATCACTCGGCATAACAACCGCTGCTCAAAGCTTCTATATTAATGGAGCTAAAATAACTTTAGGTAAATTTGCTGCTACAAGTGGTATAGCAATAAGTGCTGCAAATCTCATTAACACACAGTTAGCGGCTGCAGGTGTTACAGGCGTTACAGCTATAGCAAGTAAAGGTACTACTGCTTCAAGCATTAGAATAGTAGCTAACAACGGCAGTGATTTGAATATAACGAATCCTGGTGCAGCAGCAGGTTTCTTAGGAGCTTTAGGTTTGACTTCTCTTGCAGGCGCCACATCTGGTGCATACCTTGCAAACAACTCTTACCACGGTACAATTACACTAACTTCTAATAACGCATTTACTGTAGGTGGAGCAAATAATGGTGCATTTGATGCTTATGCGGGTCTTAAATCTGGCACATATAGCCCAAATGTAAACCTATCAAATGTAAATGTCACAAATCAAAACAGTGCGGGTCTTGCCATTACAATTGCAAACTCTGCACTAAGTGCATTGGATAAGATTAGGGCTAATTTAGGCTCTGTTGAAAACCAAATTAACGCAACCGTGCAAAACATTCAAGTTGCTCAGGTCAATGTAACTCAAGCTCAAGCAGCTATTACAAATGTAAACTTCGGAACAGAAACATCAAAGTTCTCTACAATGCAAGTTTTGGCACAAGCTGGCACATACGCCCTTGCTCAAGCAAACGCAACACAGCAATTAGTGCTAAGACTAATGCAGTAG
- a CDS encoding DUF2784 domain-containing protein yields the protein MDIYALLADVIIVIHFLYALTIIVGLIIVYVGKFLKWGFVKNATFRLIHLAMITIVAIESIFHIECPLTYIEYKLLSLAKMHHQNTPFIAGFINKILFWDLPNEFFDILYIALALVILMSFVFVPINFKKNH from the coding sequence ATGGATATTTATGCGCTGCTTGCTGATGTTATTATAGTAATTCATTTTTTGTATGCACTAACAATTATTGTTGGATTAATAATAGTATACGTTGGAAAATTTTTAAAGTGGGGCTTTGTAAAAAATGCTACATTCAGACTTATTCATTTAGCTATGATAACGATAGTGGCGATTGAATCAATTTTTCACATAGAGTGCCCTTTGACATACATAGAGTATAAATTATTGAGCTTGGCTAAAATGCACCATCAGAATACTCCTTTCATAGCAGGCTTTATTAATAAAATACTTTTTTGGGACCTACCAAATGAATTTTTTGATATACTCTACATTGCGCTGGCACTGGTTATTTTAATGAGCTTTGTATTTGTTCCTATAAATTTTAAGAAAAATCATTGA
- a CDS encoding NifB/NifX family molybdenum-iron cluster-binding protein has translation MKVMLATKGSALDSEIDDRFARAGYFLIYDDETQHLDVIDNSKQLSHGAGPQAVQIAIDNACCCLLSAIPGENAIKAIKSAGIEVYEAVGLSASQALEKLKTNQLKKL, from the coding sequence ATGAAAGTAATGTTAGCCACAAAAGGCTCTGCACTTGATAGCGAAATAGACGATAGATTTGCCCGTGCAGGCTATTTTTTAATTTATGATGATGAAACGCAGCACTTAGATGTGATAGATAACAGCAAACAACTCTCACATGGCGCAGGTCCCCAGGCTGTCCAAATTGCTATTGATAATGCTTGTTGTTGTTTATTATCAGCCATACCGGGCGAAAATGCTATAAAAGCTATCAAATCAGCTGGTATTGAAGTATATGAGGCAGTGGGCCTAAGTGCAAGTCAGGCTTTAGAAAAGCTAAAAACAAACCAGCTAAAGAAATTATGA
- a CDS encoding P-loop NTPase: MIIAVLSGKGGTGKTTVSTNLAYVLGKNGFKVKLIDLDAEEPNAHLFFDVNFSKKNNVDVYIPKVDNCICTHCGDCAKACQFSAIVVSRQSVIVFAHLCHACGACLLACKYGAIQEIPKNIGVISIGKAQANIDFVKSEMNIGEPSAVRIIRQAKKYTEKDKINILDCPPGVSCPTVESIQMVDFCVLVTEPTPFGLHDLKLAVDLTKQFGLKIGVVINRYDANFLELELYLEENHIPILLKIPYDRNIAQSYSKGELFSKTIVEYKNAFLELYNKILEISE; this comes from the coding sequence ATGATTATCGCAGTTTTATCAGGCAAGGGCGGTACGGGCAAAACAACAGTATCTACAAATCTTGCCTATGTTTTGGGCAAAAATGGCTTTAAAGTAAAGCTTATTGATTTAGACGCAGAAGAGCCAAACGCGCATTTATTCTTTGATGTAAATTTCAGTAAAAAAAATAACGTAGATGTTTATATACCGAAGGTAGACAATTGCATTTGTACACATTGTGGCGATTGCGCAAAAGCTTGTCAGTTTAGCGCTATTGTGGTATCAAGACAATCTGTGATTGTGTTTGCCCATTTGTGCCATGCGTGTGGGGCTTGTTTGCTTGCATGCAAATATGGTGCAATACAAGAAATCCCAAAAAATATAGGTGTGATTTCAATAGGTAAAGCGCAAGCAAACATTGATTTTGTAAAAAGCGAAATGAACATAGGTGAGCCCTCAGCGGTGAGAATTATAAGACAGGCAAAAAAATACACTGAAAAAGATAAAATAAACATTTTGGATTGCCCGCCTGGCGTATCGTGTCCTACGGTTGAGTCAATACAGATGGTTGACTTTTGTGTGCTTGTGACAGAACCTACACCGTTTGGTTTGCATGATTTGAAGCTTGCTGTGGATCTCACCAAGCAGTTTGGTTTGAAAATTGGTGTTGTGATAAATAGATACGATGCTAATTTTTTAGAGTTAGAATTGTACTTAGAAGAAAACCACATACCGATTTTATTAAAAATCCCATATGATAGAAACATAGCCCAAAGCTACTCTAAAGGCGAGTTATTTTCAAAAACGATTGTTGAGTATAAAAATGCTTTTTTGGAATTGTACAATAAAATTTTGGAGATCTCTGAATGA